In Candidatus Omnitrophota bacterium, a genomic segment contains:
- the eno gene encoding phosphopyruvate hydratase, whose product MAKIKKVIAREILDSRGNPTVEADILLDTGILARAAVPSGASTGDNEALELRDGDKKRYLGKGVLKAVDNVNTIIAPKIKGKPADFAKIDKLLIGLDATENKSRLGANAILGVSLAVAKAAALTKKQPLYKYLGGNTAKILPVPLMNILNGGLHADNNLDIQEFMIMPVGAPTFREALRYAAETFHNLKSILKSKGLSTSVGDEGGFAPSLNSNEEALNLILQAIEKAGYKAGCDICLALDCAASSFYKDGAYEFEKSRKSSSEMIAIYQDWVNKYPVLSIEDGLSEHDWPGWQEMTKKLGGKIQLVGDDIFVTNPKIFKKGIAAKIGNAILVKLNQIGSLSETLEVIEMAKKNKYKAVVSHRSGETEDTTIAHLAVACGCGQIKTGSVSRTDRICKYNELLRIEEELGPEAAYAGTSWKR is encoded by the coding sequence ATGGCAAAGATAAAAAAAGTTATAGCAAGGGAGATTTTGGATTCGCGCGGTAACCCCACAGTAGAAGCAGATATTCTTTTGGATACGGGTATCCTGGCGCGTGCGGCTGTGCCATCGGGCGCATCAACCGGGGATAATGAGGCATTGGAGTTAAGGGATGGGGATAAAAAAAGGTATTTAGGCAAAGGGGTATTAAAGGCAGTAGATAATGTTAATACCATAATTGCTCCCAAAATAAAAGGCAAGCCTGCGGATTTTGCTAAAATCGATAAGCTACTGATAGGCCTGGATGCCACAGAAAATAAATCCCGGCTCGGGGCGAATGCAATCCTGGGCGTATCGTTAGCCGTAGCCAAGGCAGCGGCATTAACTAAAAAGCAGCCGTTGTATAAATACCTCGGCGGCAATACGGCAAAAATCTTGCCTGTACCGTTGATGAATATCTTAAACGGCGGGCTGCACGCGGACAATAACCTGGATATCCAGGAGTTTATGATTATGCCTGTAGGCGCGCCGACCTTCCGCGAGGCCCTAAGGTATGCCGCGGAAACTTTTCATAACCTAAAATCCATTTTAAAATCTAAAGGCCTATCTACCTCTGTGGGCGATGAAGGCGGGTTTGCGCCCAGCTTGAATTCCAACGAGGAAGCGCTGAATTTGATCTTACAGGCCATTGAAAAAGCAGGCTATAAAGCCGGATGCGATATCTGTCTGGCTTTGGACTGCGCTGCCAGTTCTTTTTATAAGGATGGCGCGTATGAGTTTGAAAAATCCCGTAAGAGTTCATCAGAGATGATTGCTATATACCAGGATTGGGTGAATAAATATCCTGTCTTATCCATTGAGGACGGCCTCTCTGAACATGATTGGCCGGGCTGGCAAGAGATGACTAAAAAATTAGGGGGCAAAATACAACTGGTGGGCGACGATATCTTTGTAACGAACCCTAAAATTTTCAAAAAAGGTATTGCTGCGAAAATAGGCAATGCCATCTTAGTCAAATTAAACCAGATCGGCTCGCTCTCGGAAACGCTTGAGGTTATAGAAATGGCTAAGAAGAATAAATACAAAGCGGTTGTTTCCCACCGTTCCGGGGAGACCGAAGATACTACTATTGCCCATCTGGCAGTAGCCTGCGGATGCGGCCAGATTAAGACAGGTTCGGTATCGCGCACAGACAGGA
- a CDS encoding AAA family ATPase: protein MNWRKIKLFIKLHWIGITIAACAAIIGISLIIFLRNAIIAWQTSESYFKKATLAQSVISFYIWIVVYIISMPLMGLTWMWIMSGGVAKFGRLHKKAVSGEDIRIHWADVIGMEESKEEAKEVMGLITDRAHLQRIGGQILRGILMIGPPGCGKTYLAKAIATEANLPFIAMSGSEFIEMFVGVGASRIRKLFKQARQLAYAEGGCIIFIDELDAVGAQRAVDRGFGGQTESNTTLNQLLIEMDGMKEKDCNVVIIGATNAPEGFLDAALMRPGRFDRKIYIDLPNLEEREKLFAYYLKDVKYDPSIDRMRLARLTVGNSPADIANLIKESALIAVRNKKEVISMKEISEAYDRVEMGIKHKIVFSQRDREKIAYHEAGHAIAMYFFAPHQDVFKATILSRGGALGFVMPHPREEIHVRNKEQYLGDIKVNLGSYAAEKLKLNITTSGVSQDFTTAMWIAKRMVWEWGMGKSGLVGNYSLLETMSSDYGIFRGENVSFVSEKIKEQLNNEVQEILQECLKEVEGLLKRESALLDRFAQELLAKEELNYDEIEAIFKEFGKARPPF, encoded by the coding sequence ATGAACTGGCGAAAGATTAAATTATTTATTAAGTTGCACTGGATCGGCATCACCATAGCCGCTTGTGCTGCTATTATCGGCATATCCCTCATAATATTCCTGCGCAATGCCATTATCGCCTGGCAGACCTCCGAATCCTATTTCAAAAAAGCCACCCTCGCCCAATCAGTAATAAGTTTTTACATCTGGATAGTAGTTTACATCATCTCTATGCCGCTAATGGGCTTGACTTGGATGTGGATAATGTCAGGCGGGGTCGCCAAATTCGGCCGCCTGCATAAAAAGGCGGTAAGCGGCGAAGATATCCGTATACACTGGGCAGATGTCATCGGCATGGAAGAATCCAAGGAAGAGGCAAAGGAAGTAATGGGCCTGATTACTGACCGCGCCCACCTGCAGCGCATCGGAGGGCAGATTTTAAGGGGCATACTGATGATCGGGCCTCCGGGTTGCGGAAAAACTTACCTGGCCAAGGCCATTGCCACAGAAGCGAACCTGCCCTTTATAGCTATGTCAGGCTCGGAATTTATCGAGATGTTTGTAGGGGTTGGCGCAAGCCGCATCCGTAAGCTTTTTAAACAGGCGCGCCAACTGGCTTACGCTGAAGGCGGATGCATCATATTTATTGATGAATTAGACGCCGTAGGCGCGCAACGCGCGGTTGACCGGGGTTTCGGCGGGCAGACAGAATCTAACACTACCTTAAACCAGCTCCTCATAGAAATGGATGGGATGAAAGAAAAGGATTGCAACGTCGTGATCATCGGCGCCACTAACGCCCCTGAAGGGTTCTTAGACGCTGCCCTTATGAGGCCGGGCAGGTTCGACCGTAAAATCTACATTGACCTGCCTAATTTAGAGGAACGCGAGAAATTATTCGCCTATTATTTAAAAGACGTAAAATATGACCCCTCCATTGACCGTATGAGGCTAGCCAGGTTAACCGTGGGCAACAGCCCCGCGGATATTGCTAACCTTATTAAAGAATCGGCGCTTATTGCCGTCCGGAATAAAAAAGAAGTAATCTCTATGAAAGAAATCTCCGAGGCCTATGACCGCGTGGAGATGGGCATTAAACACAAAATCGTATTTAGCCAAAGGGACCGGGAAAAGATTGCCTATCATGAAGCAGGGCATGCTATTGCCATGTATTTCTTTGCCCCGCATCAGGACGTATTCAAGGCTACGATTTTATCCAGGGGCGGCGCCTTGGGATTTGTCATGCCGCACCCCCGCGAAGAAATACACGTGCGCAACAAAGAACAGTATCTGGGGGATATCAAGGTAAACTTAGGTTCCTATGCGGCGGAAAAACTGAAATTAAATATTACCACTTCCGGCGTAAGCCAGGACTTCACCACAGCCATGTGGATTGCCAAGCGCATGGTCTGGGAATGGGGCATGGGAAAATCCGGCCTGGTAGGCAATTATAGTCTATTAGAAACGATGAGTTCGGATTACGGGATATTTAGAGGAGAGAATGTTTCCTTCGTCTCGGAAAAAATCAAAGAGCAATTAAATAATGAAGTGCAGGAGATACTACAGGAATGCCTTAAAGAAGTAGAAGGTTTGCTCAAAAGGGAATCTGCCCTGCTTGACCGCTTTGCCCAGGAGCTGCTCGCCAAAGAAGAACTCAATTATGATGAAATTGAAGCTATCTTTAAAGAATTCGGTAAGGCCCGCCCTCCTTTTTAG
- the purN gene encoding phosphoribosylglycinamide formyltransferase: protein MNIAVFASGRGTNFGAIIRAVKKGRIKANLALLVCDNPKAGAIGRAKRAGIKVALLKREDCADKKDFEAGIIRHLEENKIDLIVLAGFMRILSPEFVIKYLGRILNIHPALLPSFKGTESIKDAFDYGVKVTGVTVHFVDEKMDHGPIILQKAVNIENDETPESLEKKIHSIEHRLYPEAIRLYTEGKLKIEGRRVLAST from the coding sequence ATGAATATTGCCGTTTTTGCTTCAGGAAGAGGCACGAATTTTGGCGCTATCATCAGGGCAGTAAAGAAAGGCAGGATCAAGGCCAATTTAGCGCTTTTAGTCTGCGATAATCCTAAAGCCGGCGCGATTGGGCGGGCAAAACGGGCAGGGATAAAGGTAGCTTTGCTCAAAAGAGAGGACTGCGCGGACAAAAAGGATTTTGAAGCCGGAATTATCCGGCATTTAGAAGAAAATAAAATAGATTTAATTGTCCTGGCGGGTTTTATGCGCATTTTAAGCCCGGAATTCGTGATTAAATATTTGGGCCGCATATTAAATATCCATCCTGCTTTGCTGCCGTCCTTTAAGGGCACGGAATCAATAAAAGACGCCTTTGATTATGGGGTCAAAGTTACCGGCGTTACCGTGCATTTTGTGGATGAAAAGATGGACCATGGCCCGATAATTTTACAAAAAGCCGTAAATATAGAGAATGATGAGACGCCGGAATCTTTAGAGAAAAAAATCCACAGCATAGAACACCGTCTTTATCCTGAAGCAATCAGGCTTTATACGGAAGGTAAATTAAAAATAGAAGGGAGGAGAGTTTTGGCCTCTACTTAG
- a CDS encoding RnfABCDGE type electron transport complex subunit B, protein MEILIPILTLGVLGLLFGVGLALASKKLAVHVDARLEKIHGLLPGSNCGACGGAGCFGFAESVLSGKLKIDACRVSSDETKKQIAEALGRKLQKIEKAVAVLHCAGGTKVKDRFLYSGIEDCVAANLVLGGQKECVWGCLGFGSCVRVCPFDAIKMSDTGLPVVDKDKCKACNKCVLICPKKLFTLVPVTHDVYVACSSHDLGKDTRLVCPVGCIACRKCEQVCPVDAIHVIDNLAIIDYNKCTSCGKCIEVCPVKCIIRR, encoded by the coding sequence ATGGAAATTCTGATACCGATTTTAACTTTGGGTGTTTTGGGCCTTTTATTTGGGGTGGGTTTGGCACTCGCTTCTAAAAAGCTGGCAGTCCATGTGGATGCCCGTTTAGAAAAAATCCATGGTTTGCTGCCGGGTTCAAACTGCGGCGCCTGCGGCGGGGCAGGTTGTTTTGGCTTTGCGGAATCGGTGCTCAGCGGTAAGCTGAAAATAGATGCCTGCCGGGTCAGCAGCGATGAAACCAAGAAGCAAATTGCCGAGGCTTTAGGCAGGAAGCTGCAAAAAATAGAAAAGGCAGTTGCGGTTTTACACTGCGCTGGCGGCACAAAAGTAAAGGACAGGTTCCTGTATTCGGGCATAGAAGATTGTGTGGCTGCTAATTTAGTTTTAGGCGGACAGAAGGAGTGCGTTTGGGGCTGTTTAGGATTTGGTAGTTGTGTGAGAGTTTGCCCTTTTGACGCCATCAAGATGTCTGATACAGGTTTACCCGTAGTGGATAAGGATAAATGCAAGGCCTGTAATAAATGCGTGCTCATCTGCCCGAAGAAATTATTCACCCTTGTGCCTGTAACACATGATGTCTATGTTGCCTGCAGCTCCCATGATTTAGGAAAAGATACCCGGCTAGTCTGTCCGGTAGGCTGTATTGCCTGCCGTAAGTGCGAACAGGTTTGTCCGGTTGACGCTATACATGTCATAGACAATCTGGCAATAATAGACTATAATAAATGTACATCCTGCGGTAAGTGTATAGAGGTCTGTCCGGTAAAATGTATTATCAGGAGGTGA